A window of the Lolium perenne isolate Kyuss_39 chromosome 7, Kyuss_2.0, whole genome shotgun sequence genome harbors these coding sequences:
- the LOC127301686 gene encoding myb-related protein 306-like translates to MGRPPCCDQAGVKKGPWTPEEDLVLVSYIQDHGPGNWRAVPTTTGLMRCSKSCRLRWTNYLRPGIKRGNFTDQEEKLIVHLQALLGNRWAAIATYLPERTDNDIKNYWNTHLKRKLKKVAAAGEGGPDAAAAAPKGQWERRLQTDIHTARQALRDALSLDTSTPTGPQPLAALAAPPLKATYASSADNIARLLEGWMRPGDGGCKASSSGSPSAGSVSGDGASASHCGMAAATPDGSTVTSRTEDGRAPAAAPALSVLDWNWLLDDGMGHGGVGLVDVPLRDPNQLF, encoded by the exons ATGGGGAGGCCGCCGTGCTGCGACCAGGCCGGGGTGAAGAAGGGGCCCTGGACGCCGGAGGAGGACCTCGTGCTCGTCTCCTACATCCAGGACCACGGCCCGGGCAACTGGCGCGCCGTGCCCACCACCACCG GGCTCATGCGGTGCAGCAAGAGCTGCCGCCTCCGCTGGACCAACTACCTCCGCCCCGGGATCAAGCGCGGCAACTTCACCGACCAGGAGGAGAAGCTCATCGTCCACCTCCAGGCACTCCTCGGCAACAG GTGGGCGGCGATCGCGACCTACCTGCCGGAGCGGACGGACAACGACATCAAGAACTACTGGAACACGCACCTCAAGCGGAAGCTCAAGAAGGTGGCCGCCGCCGGCGAGGGCGGGCCGGACGCCGCCGCGGCCGCGCCCAAGGGGCAGTGGGAGCGCCGCCTGCAGACGGACATCCACACCGCGCGGCAGGCGCTCCGCGATGCGCTCTCGCTGGACACATCCACACCGACAGGGCCGCAGCcgctggcggcgctggcggcgccgccgCTGAAGGCGACGTACGCGTCCAGCGCCGACAACATCGCGCGGCTGCTGGAGGGCTGGATGCGGCCCGGGGACGGCGGGTGCAAGGCTTCGTCCTCCGGGTCTCCGTCGGCAGGGTCCGTGTCCGGCGACGGCGCGTCGGCCAGCCACTGcggcatggcggcggcgacgCCCGACGGCTCCACGGTGACCAGCAGGACGGAGGACGGCCGCGCGCCCGCCGCGGCGCCGGCCCTCTCCGTGCTGGACTGGAACTGGCTGCTCGATGACGGCATGGGACATGGCGGTGTGGGGCTCGTGGACGTGCCACTCAGGGACCCCAATCAGCTCTTCTGA